In Oreochromis niloticus isolate F11D_XX linkage group LG12, O_niloticus_UMD_NMBU, whole genome shotgun sequence, the DNA window GGATGTAGTTTCTGACTTCATTGTTGACGGACTGACAGAAGCAAACGACTCCATTACGGTAGGTTGACTGCTTTCACTTTCAACCTCACCATCTGCAACACTGGTAAGGGATGGTACTTTAGTCTCATCTGTATCAACATGTTGTGTTACTGCAAGTGATAGCGGTATTGATTCCACAGTGCTGGATAAAGATGGAGATGCGTCACTGAAAAAAGAGGTTGCATTCAATATATCTGTGGTGTCATCACTTGAAAGTTCTACATCCATTGGAGTTGTGTCCGAATAGGTCATTGTTTTATCAGTCAAAGGAGAAACAGAAGTCTTTTCTGTCTGATCTGAGAGAGCACTGGAGTAAACGTCAGCTGGAGTTGCTGTTGACTTCTCCGTGGTGAACTTTGAGGAAGCTGTGGGAAGTGCAGTGAGATTTCTGATCATTTCAGGTGTCTGATCTCCTGAGCCCTCTTCTGTTGATGTCAAAAAAGAACTTTCCTCTGGTGTTAATGAATATTCATCGAACTCGCTTGTGGTGACAGTTTTTTCCGTACCAGATGACACTGATATTGGCTTCTGAGTACTGAAGACAGATGAGGATGAAGTAAAAGCACCTTTTGAAGTATCACTTGAAagcactgttgttgttttgatgcTTGAGACTTCAGGGAAAACAGTAGTGCTGTCTCCAGAAAAATCTGCATCTGTGGCACTCAGGAAGGATGTAGTTTCTGACTTCATTGTTGACGGACTGACAGAAGCAAACGACTCCATTACGGTAGGTTGACTGCTTTCACTTTCAACCTCACGATCTGCAACACTGGTAAGGGATGGTACTTTAGTCTCATCTGTATCAACATGTTGTGTTACTGCAAGTGATAGCGGTATTGATTCCACAGTGCTGGATAAAGATGGAGATGCGTCACTGAAAAAAGAGGTTGCATTCAATATATCTGTGGTGTCATCACTTGAAAGTTCTACATCCATTGGAGTTGTGTCCGAATAGGTCATTGTTTTATCAGTCAAAGGAGAAACAGAAGTCTTTTCTGTCTGATCTGAGAGAGCACTGGAGTAAACGTCAGCTGGAGTTGCTGTTGACTTCTCCGTGGTGAACTTTGAGGAAGCTGTGGGAAGTGCAGTGAGATTTCTGATCATTTcaggtgtctgatcttctgagCCATCTTCTGTTGATGTCAAAAAAGAACTTTCCTCTGGTGTTAATGAATATTCATCGAACTCGCTTGTGGTGACAGTTTTTTCCGTACCAGATGACACTGATATTGGCTTCTGAGTACTGAAGACAGATGAGGATGAAGTAAAAGCACCTTTTGAAGTATCACTTGAAagcactgttgttgttttgatgcTTGAGACTTCAGGGAAAACAGTAGTGCTGTCTCCAGAAAAATCTGCATCTGTGGCACTCAGGAAGGATGTAGTTTCTGACTTCATTGTTGACGGACTGACAGAAGCAAACGACTCCATTACGGTAGGTTGACTGCTTTCACTTTCAACCTCACCATCTGCAACACTGGTAAGGGATGGTACTTTAGTTTGTGCATCTGTACTTTCTTCAGAAGTGGTAAGACACACGGGACCTATTAAAGTAATACAACTAACAGGGTGCACTGATGAAGATTTCTTTCCAGTTGTATCCTCAGTTGAAGTTTTTTCTGTTGACTCACCAGCTGAAACAGACACATCTGTTTCAGCAGTTACTTCACTTTCCGTTTGGGCTTTAGCTTCTGTATGTGTAAAGGTTAAACTTGAAGATAATGCTAAGGTAGAGATATGTGGATGTGGGCTGGTTGTAAACATATTTACAGTTTGGACTACTGAACCCTCCTCCTGCGTTATAGATACCGCATCATTTCCAACTCTTTCTGTGGAGGAAGTTAAACGCATTGGGCTGACTCTAATCCCTCCCTGACTTGTGATTTTATCCTCCGGAGTTTCAGTCGGTGCTTCAGATTCTGAAGATTCAGTACCTCCTGCAGCTGGTGTGATCTCAGTCTTGACTATCTGCTTAAGAGAGGGTGCAATACTAAATACTGAAGAAGTTGTTGTGCTTAAGACAAATCCTTCTGTGGTCTGGATCTCTTTCCTCCCCTCTACATCTTGAGTGGGGCCTCTTGATGATGGCGCTATTTCCCTATCAGCGTCATCCGTGGAAGGACTATACACAGTCTCTAACACAGACTCTGTGCTGTCTTTAACAGCTGGAATGGCAGATGTGCTCTCTGTTTCCGCTATGATTTCATCGTTATCTTTGTCTGTGTAAAATCTGGTTGAAGAAGTAGTTGGAGATTCATCCTCAGTCTTCTGTCTCTGAGTCAGATTTGAGTCACTTTTCACATGGGCAGGAGTCCTTCCTGTCTCACGTGTCCCTTCTTGTACAGACATAGTGCTGAAAGCAGGGGTTTTCACATTAGCCTGTGATGTTTGGGTTTCTTTAACTGCTTTGGTTCTCTGTGGCTCAGTTGGTGTTACTGCAGGAAGAAGGTCAGTAGTATCTGTGGAAGCTGAGCCAGCCACAGTTATTTGTGCAGTTTCCAGTGGAATCTTGTCCTCCACTGTTGTGGCAATAACAGAGGTTAAGTCTTTGTGTTTTGAGCCTTTTGTGGTCAGATCATCCCCTAATTGAGCAGGCGTTGATTCAACTGTTGGCCTTCTATCAGGCTCAGGGACAACCATATATGGGGTTTCTGTAAAAGCCAGAGGTTCTGTAGGTTCCTGTATAGATTTAGTGAAGCTACCATCAGAGAAATCAGTCAAATTAGGATCAGATGCCATGGAAATGTCATTGCTAGTTCCGAGAGTTGTCACAATTGTCAAAATCTCTGTACCTTTGGCCTCTTTTTCTTCCACACTTTGAGGCTCCAGTGTGATCTCTTGTTTACCATTAATAAAGCTGATAGCTGGGGTGATGGTTATAGCAGCTTGTGTGAAACGTTCTGGGTCTCTGCTTTGTATGATTGGCTCACCAACAGCTACAGAGGGAGTGGGATGGTCCAACAGAACTggtgtggcaagagactgagcATTCTGTGACTCTGAAGCCTGGTTAGctgtaaagaaaataaaggaaaattaGCAcatgaatatttagtttatgcattaaagaaaaaaatacccaAGGAACAATGTTAACATATGAAAAGGCAGCTAAATTACACCATTCCTAACTTCCTATTTCTTTATTCAACATTGCAGTAATTCACATGCTAGCATCACAAAACTATCATGTATAGCACAGTGCTGTATAGTACATATGGTACAACTGTTAAtctgaatatgactgtgttgtGGAAGTGTTCAAATTATCATGTTCACTCCTTGTATATAACATAAAAGGAAATTCCCTGAAGTAATTCAGATCTTAGCTGTCTAAGTCTAACACAGAAGCAGCATTCTGTTTCCACTGCAGCAATGTTATCATCAGCCGCCTACACTATGTTGCCAAATGGGTTTATGTATTCCTATAAATAAACAAGATTTGTCTGGCTGGAAGTAGTCCACATAGTGTTTAAAAGGTAGTGGCTTTAGACTGCTGCAAAAAATATGTTCATCCAAAGCGCTTCACTTAGGAAACAGTGAACAAAAACCTGAACTTTACTGAAAATGGACCTGATAACTGAGGCACAGCATGGCCTGTCCTCTCTAGAAATCTTCTGTTTAGCCTCATTATGAGAGTGAACATTTCCACTTTTACTTTGCAAgcaaagaaaggaaaggaaaaagccCCTTGATACTAAGCCATAGAATTATGAATTTAACAAAGATGATAACATATACAGTGCTGGCTGTAGAAAGAAAAGCTGTGATTAATCTTAAAATTAACAGTGTGGCTATGCTCCTTACCCGTGTTTGCATGATGTATAAGCAAGGAAGAAAAGACTATTCTCACACCAAAATGAGAAATCTGTTCATAAACAAATTGAATAACCTCtacctctttctctctctctatttcTGCCacttgttctctctctctctctctctctctctctctctctctctccctctctctctctccctcacactCCTTTCCCACAAATGACGATTAACAAAAATTACTGGTTGCAACAATAACACCTGCAGTAGCTCAGCTTTGCAAAAAGACACCTGTTAGAAATCCAGGTAAAGCCTGGGAACTAGGCAATATTCCCACTTGTCTGACCCACACACCTTCACAAACTATCcttctctcacacacaacaacacacacacagtccttcTCTAGTCTTCATCACCTGCCAGCATTATGTAGCTGTCCAACTTTCAAAGAAGCACAAGTTCAGCTTGCATTCAAGATTAGTcacaaatacaagtaaatacTTCAACAAACTGGACAAACTGGGATTTATCTAAAAACTCTCCTATTTTGTTCTAGTTCTACTCCCAACCAGTATTTAAAGATTTGGGTTGAGGGAAATTAGAGTTTAATGTGTAACAGCTGCTGGAATAATAACAATCACATTTTTTAGTTTAAAAGTTTtgaagttgtttacatatttgGGGAATAGACGTTTAAATAACTCATaatgggcatgaatgtcatgatATTTgattatcttttctttttttgtctttaacgacttttaaaaacaagaattgggtgcATAAGTTTTAATTTAGTTTGGATTTTCTCTATTCCACACAGTATCAAAAGTGTACACACAGGTTCAAATATATACTCTCACTTAAATGGCTCTGGCCATTTAACTTGTCTTTAGCTGACTTCTCTTTAACTGACTAGGGCTGTTAGTTTATCTGCCAgcataaaaaagatttttgacgGGACTCACTGGATTGACCACTAATCAGAACAATGGGAAGGTTCAAGGAATTCATTTAAGTTCTAAGGAGGAGAACTGTAGATTAGCACAAGTTGGGAAGATCTCTTGGAGCtatttctaaacaactgcagatttAAGGATCATCAGTTATTCGTATATGTCACCACTTTGCCAAGTCTGGAAGAAGAACCAAACTGTCGCCCTCAGATTAGAGGAAATTGGATGTTCAGGAACAACCTAGGAACCACAGAAGCTTAATCCTGCCATGAATCTGCTGGAAGAGCAGTgtcactgtccacagtgaagtAAGTTTTACATCACCATGGACTGAGATGGTGCCGACCAAGAAAGAAGCTTATGCTTCTAAATTGACATCCTTAACCTCAACAGAAATTTACATGAACAAGCTTTTCCAGAGAAAGGTTTTATGGTCAGACAAGACAAAGACTAACAGCAATTACCAGAGTTatgtttggaggagtaaagGTGGGGCTTTAGCACAGAACACTGTACCAGCTGTTAAGTATGGTTATtgttagagcagggcgatatgaccaaaaatatttatcacgatatacatttgaaaatttgtgataacgatataactgacgatataattgacactagacaaaatactttacaactcttcaactttattagtgcaaacaaacaaaaacaaaacatcaatgtattttcacttaaacaagcagctgtgcattaaagttatataaaaaattaacagtgcaaatgcaaattccttgctgacagtttaaccaaaaggcatttccagtggaaattgtccgacatatcctcagcataaccatgtataatatccacaaaacttcaaaagagGTTATACGCACaaaatacggtaatattatgttgaagcacagtacgtatcactccgcgaggctcctgcctacgatagccgtaatgtaTGGgttcaaaatgtggtcataaatattttgtacttgtaaatcagttttgtatgtgtaaaaagaatttgtgcgtgtctaaaaaagatttgtatgtgtaaaaaagatttgtgcgtgtgtaaaaaagatttgtatgtgtaaaaaagatttgtgcgtgtgtaaaaaagatttgtatgtgtaaaaaagatttgtgtgtgtgtaaaaaagatttgtatgtgtaaaaaagatttgtgcgtgtgtaaaaaagatttgtatgtgtaaaaaagatttgtgtgtatgtaaaaaagatttgtatgtgtaaaaagaatttgtgcgtgcgtaaaaaagatttgtatgtgtaaaaagaattggtgcgtgcgtaaaaaagatttgtatgtgtaaaaaagatttgtgtgtggacttagccaaaaaaccccctgcaagttacaagtacgaattttgaccctatttttcttcctgtcatctgattggtcaatgtcatgtcaatcacaaatgtaacaatccaatcagagaacagatgggtttggctgtcggaggggcacttttttgaactgcaggtccttgaagggtaatacagtttgaagctggaggatctctatataaatatccgatagcagctaggtccccttactttcagcagctgttgaaaggataaagttgtggtatgtcagtggttagaaataccattattactttaggattagtttaacacaaagtcagggctgacccgggaccattgctatgagtcacagtgcgcagcataaaggtcctttcacatcggacgcaggatgtgctgctaatgctaactgctaactaaaagcaaaggatccagaatttgttgcgctggctgctgagctctgtgggtttttgcagcagctctacctgtactagatgcacctgctccttgtcgtttctatctctgactttatgtcctctacaacagtttctggtttttttgctagttcttcaaatgttcaataaaaacatgtatgctaattcataacgaagaaagctttgtaatgaagactgtcatttccaaaacactgccccccccccgcggtccgcagcgctgttgaaaaggctgtggaagtccctgtataaagcacgtagacctgtgacacaaaaatcaccaaactcggacgaccacagactgttttccttcgtggtgatgaaggaaaacgctgggttggcatataaaagggcatttattcccttcaaggacctgcagttcaaaaaagtgcccctccgacagccaaacccatctgttctctgattggattgttacatttgtgattgacatgacattgaccaatcagatgacaggaagaaaaatagggtcaaaattcgtacttgtaacttgcaggggggtttttggctaagtccacacacaaatcttttttacacatacaaatcttttttacgcacgcacaaattctttttacacatacaaatcttttttacacacgcacaaattctttttacacatacaaaactgatttacaagtacaaaatatttatgaccacattttgagcccatagtaatgctccgacaatccatcaagcggtgcggcttcgtagtttagcaaagtcgtactgaaacatttgacagattttcgagcgccgtctactacataaaatcgtttcgaggtcagtaaacacaaccagaattcatacataaggcacacgggattataaggggcactgtcgattttcagaaaaatcaaaggattgattttaagtgtgccgtattttccagaaaacacggtaataacaacagcccgctagcatgcgctaccaaaaatagtgctttgttgtgtatctgacggaaaaagctaaaccagttccacaccactgaagttgcagcatttttacaaaccaattctggttcatcccttTCATTCAACAATCCACATTCGCTCTTCGCATTCTGCGTCGgtgccatgtgcgtatgtaaacaaaggcactgcacaTGCgcattttacccatattctatcgcgatatttcattttcttacccTTGCTCAacattacaccggtattaccatgaacggtatgatatagcccagccctagttatcgtggtagcatcatgctctggaactgttttgcttccagtgGTACTGGTAGATTGCACAAAGTTGATGAAATTATCAAGGAGGTCTACCTCCAAatttttctattttatctcaAATCAACAGCTAAACAGTTGAAACTTGGACATAATTGGGTTTTTCAAGAGGAcaatcccaaacacacatcaaaactggttttggaatgTATAAAGCAAGCtaacattaagcttctggaatggCCTTCCAGAAGCGCAAACCTCAACCCTATTGAAAATCTGCAGATGACACTTAAAAGCCACTTAAAGGCCATTTaaaccaaccaatttaaatTAACTCTACCAGTGCTGCCAAGAGGACAGTTCAAACATCAAGCCAGAATTATGCCAAAATACCAAAAGTGTCTAGTCAAGGTGCAACTTTCTAGGGGGCTTTAAACCAAACACTAGTGGGGAAGTATGTATAGGTTTGAAACTGTATGCATTAGAAAAATCTAAAGTAAATTCAAATTCATTGATCCATGATTGTATGCTGTGCAATCATTCAACCCTAACAAAAGAACAggtcaaagaaatcattaaaagcccccaACTTCAGTGCAATCCATATCCATGAATAActtatgtaaacttctgaccacaactagGTCCAGATGAGACGCAGGACAAAAGCTTACAGCAGAAAATACTGCATGGAAACTTGGTGGACAGGTAGAGCATGAGCAAGTGTAGGACTGGTATTAATGGAGATTACGCTCCTTGTCTGCTTCTAGCTTTTTACATGCATGATAAGGGAGTGCTGTCAATAAAGCTAGCAGCAATGTTAAAACACCACAACTCATACCCAGCCcttattaatttttttcaaaTCAGTCTTAGAATTTTGTAAGGTTACCTGGTGGAAGTGGATAGGCAAGTCATATTAGCTGTTAGCACTAGCTAACAAATGCTAACAACTAACATGTGAGCTCAGTGGTGCAACTAACAATATGACAGGGATTTCCACGTGAATTTAATTACCAGAATTTAACAATGACCATACAATGCCAGGTCTCCATAGCACTATATCTATATCAAAGTGAAGTGTAGATAACTTAACCTGCACCACCTTGTGGTACTGAGGCATATTCACATTCATAGACTCTAGGTATTAAAGTTTCCACAATTTTCTGATTGTCTCTTAGTGTTTTAATTTTGATAGCTCTCAACCAATGGGGATGTTGTCAAACCTAAGTATTTCTGTGCACACAGTTACACAGGAGTGTAATTCTAACAAGGTAAAATGGGTGAGGGTTGTTAGGGTTTACTGCATAAATGTATGTGAGAGGGTTAAAAGGTCAAACCTTGCACAAAATAGCATTAATAAGTATCATTAAAGTGCAATCCTCTTATCAAGCACTTTACAAAAATGCAATTAAGCCCACTTCTAAAAATGTTAAGTACTCTTATAAAGATTTGTTTAGCAAGCTTTCGTGGACTGAATGTTAAATAGATGTTTAATTACTGTAAGAATGTACTGTTGGTGGTTTTATGACATCTGTGGTTGCCACGCCTCAGAGTACCAATATTTCAACAAGTCATAATATGTCATATAAACACTAAGCACTAAACAATGAATTTAATTGTCAGCAATTAATCAGAAACACATGTGCACAGTTCACAATAACTCTGACAGATTTTGAGGCGCACTAAACAACAATTCATTGATATTATTGTGCACTTTGTTACCATGCATCCAGACGGCACACTCTTCCCAGTGCCACAATATTTTCCGAAAGCCTTTCCCACACAAACTGGGAGGGCAGAAAAAAGAGTGTCTCAGCTGAGCTACATCACATGATGTAGCAGTAAAAGTAGCTATAATCACCCACTTTGGTCAGGCAGCCTGCAGCTGTCCTGACAGAGAGGGGAGACTGTGAGTTAGAAATTACATCATCTTTTGAGGTGGTGTCCAGTCTGCACTGAAGAAAGGCATCTGTGCTTACTCAGGTAGACTGCCAACACACCTCTGCTATTGCCAGGCTGGCTGTCAGCAAGCTGGTACGTGCACACACGAGGAGAGAAATACTGCAGCTGCATAGTTATTTGCAGTACAAATACAGAAGTACAGATAGAGTTTGTATGTCTTTCACATAGAGGGCTCTCTTACACAAGCAATGTCATGTGCATTCTTGGCATCTAAACCAACAACACTGGATATACACAGTGCTTATGGCCACATTAGCACTTTAATTGTGTATAATTTGGAAAGCAGATCATTGCTCTCTCAGGTAGGCTTAGAACCTACCACAAAGTTATTCTCAGTTTCTGCAAAATGACCAGTTCATTCACTTGTATGCTTTCCAATTTAGCAGATCCCTACCCTTCAACACAAACTGCTCTCCAGGGACAAGAAATGAGTCACCATAACAATATTTGAAGCTCAGATGCAAAATTCATGGAGTAAAAAACAATGcagctgctgtttgcatgtGAGACCATCCACTGTTGACCCAATGAAGCCAGTATAGAGGAACACAGAAGTGCCACTGATGATTGCTTAATGAGTTCCCTGGCTGTAACTGATTCATACAACCAAATCAACAACTAAGCTCACAGCTCCTTACTATCATTCAGTCTGACTTTTGGAGCTTTATTAAAATAACAGACCATCATTTATCTTTAGAAATTTAGTTCTCTTGTGCTCGTGGTTGGGAAGTTATGCAAACAAGACCACCACTGAAAGCAACATTTAGTAATTTTCGCATTTTACtatgaaaaacatatttaacttattccaacaattaaaaaaaaacatgtagctTACATAGTTTCAGTCTCAATCATTTGAATTATGCACAAAACCAGGTTATTTTATCTCACGATTAAATATAAACAGCTATAACAATAGAATTTACTGTTTTGGGAAATAATCCCATCAAAAACTGCAGTGAATCATTTATGATCAGCTTGTCCAAAGGCTTGGGCTTTAACTCACAGATGACGCTGGTCACACTCTCTAAATGTCTCTTTTTGcatcatattattattatctttctCTTCCTGTGTTTTCGTCTATGTCAAAATCATCATGAGAACATCTGGTTCCCTCAGGCAAAGCATGTCTTTCAGCAGCAGTCACTGATAACACATAAACATGTGGTAGGGGGATCCCTCTTACTAAATAACTGAAGACTTACAACCAGTAATTTGAAACACCACAGAACCATGAATACTCGCTCACTGTAACTGCTTATGTTTGAGTCTATGCACAGACCGTAATTAAATATTAGCAAAATTCAGAGATCAAGTTCATTGAACCATAACTTAACCACTACTGTTAACTACCTTCATGGCTCATACAAATAAGGACAGTAGATTTTAAGCCACCCATTCACTTGATGTAAACAAAATGCTGAAGAAGAAACCCTTACAGTTGGCTTTGCTATATTCACATATCCGTTTCTCCATAATTCTCTCCATAATTTTGTCTTTAAAGGCAGAAAGAGGAACAACCAATTTGCAGCTACTCTACAACAGCAACATTACAATAAATGGGCCTAAAACACAGCATGTGAACAAAGTGCAAAACTATACTTGTAACATCAgcctttcttttcatttgtcaCTCCTTTAATCTCACAACAAAACGGAGAAAAAAACTGCACTGACCAGAAAAATTTCACAAGAAAGCTTAAATATTAAGGTATTGTTGGTGCGTCTTACCTGATGCATTCTGAATCTGCGTAGTGGTGGTCTGGTTATCTGTGACCAC includes these proteins:
- the LOC109204414 gene encoding versican core protein-like translates to MILNIKHVLWLYCLCEAAAATASNALSVIQPVIGSLSGKVNLPCYFSTIPTSAPVISPSGTVVYNKDYLRIKWSKIQGRTESTVLVAQNGIIKIGSSYRNRVSVPSHPEVVGDASLTIVKLRASDAGTYRCEVMFGIEDTQDTVNLDVSGVVFHYRSSISRYTLDYQKAVQTCENVGANIATYEQLKAAYEDGFDQCDAGWIADQTVRYPITKPREGCHGNLPNKPGVRSYGTRKPTETYDVYCYVGKLDGEVFYAPVTHKMTFEEASEECKKRKAVLASPGQLHAAWRQGLDRCDYGWLSDGSVRHPVAVPRTKCGGGRLGVRTMYRYRNQTGFPEPTRKFGAYCFKGRRLVFSHTSFVDVSVVEMTTNAISPSTSIPLLESSTILTTPTSEKTSEADVSPDSSPDPPSMFSTSMAPPRPTPAGHEEELITTVAPTIKDDHEDDDDVTAAPDSHTDDQNVTFVETAAAHGGTATETKITVESTDATVSADESDDQSVIQVSTIQPDVPIPDASLRNELMFAEGETEETVIDPRNITSISDLTDTPTKSSEVSHEEMLSSSQLTPSPSISDIAIDYILNYDDIDTHLGLEGQPPTRPSQPDGSSSPSDTNRIDDTITAIPPLNNTHHVSEVKVTTTLTPNTASSATQTPPKAQDVETPPTPEVSPGTIILIDSEMLTEEVKSSAAVHVFDESSTQVTERIGGTVMEDKTAAEFGTEFFISAPTTSTVASTTAHPAAVVTDNQTTTTQIQNASANQASESQNAQSLATPVLLDHPTPSVAVGEPIIQSRDPERFTQAAITITPAISFINGKQEITLEPQSVEEKEAKGTEILTIVTTLGTSNDISMASDPNLTDFSDGSFTKSIQEPTEPLAFTETPYMVVPEPDRRPTVESTPAQLGDDLTTKGSKHKDLTSVIATTVEDKIPLETAQITVAGSASTDTTDLLPAVTPTEPQRTKAVKETQTSQANVKTPAFSTMSVQEGTRETGRTPAHVKSDSNLTQRQKTEDESPTTSSTRFYTDKDNDEIIAETESTSAIPAVKDSTESVLETVYSPSTDDADREIAPSSRGPTQDVEGRKEIQTTEGFVLSTTTSSVFSIAPSLKQIVKTEITPAAGGTESSESEAPTETPEDKITSQGGIRVSPMRLTSSTERVGNDAVSITQEEGSVVQTVNMFTTSPHPHISTLALSSSLTFTHTEAKAQTESEVTAETDVSVSAGESTEKTSTEDTTGKKSSSVHPVSCITLIGPVCLTTSEESTDAQTKVPSLTSVADGEVESESSQPTVMESFASVSPSTMKSETTSFLSATDADFSGDSTTVFPEVSSIKTTTVLSSDTSKGAFTSSSSVFSTQKPISVSSGTEKTVTTSEFDEYSLTPEESSFLTSTEDGSEDQTPEMIRNLTALPTASSKFTTEKSTATPADVYSSALSDQTEKTSVSPLTDKTMTYSDTTPMDVELSSDDTTDILNATSFFSDASPSLSSTVESIPLSLAVTQHVDTDETKVPSLTSVADREVESESSQPTVMESFASVSPSTMKSETTSFLSATDADFSGDSTTVFPEVSSIKTTTVLSSDTSKGAFTSSSSVFSTQKPISVSSGTEKTVTTSEFDEYSLTPEESSFLTSTEEGSGDQTPEMIRNLTALPTASSKFTTEKSTATPADVYSSALSDQTEKTSVSPLTDKTMTYSDTTPMDVELSSDDTTDILNATSFFSDASPSLSSTVESIPLSLAVTQHVDTDETKVPSLTSVADGEVESESSQPTVMESFASVSPSTMKSETTSFLSATDADFSGDSTTVFPEVSSIKTTTVLSSDTSKGAFTSSSSVFSTQKPISVSSGTEKTVTTSEFDEYSLTPEESSFLTSTEDGSEDQTPEMIRNLTALPTASSKFTTEKSTATPADVYSSALSDQTEKTSVSPLTDKTMTYSDTTPMDVELSSDDTTDILNATSFFSDASPSLSSTVESILLSLAVTQHVDTDETKVPSLTSVADREVESESSQPTVMESFASYSEANISVIWYGKNCHHKRVR